In Macaca fascicularis isolate 582-1 chromosome 15, T2T-MFA8v1.1, one genomic interval encodes:
- the SLC28A3 gene encoding solute carrier family 28 member 3 isoform X2, producing MEDDEEEVQQKGCLERRYDTVCGFCRKHKTTLRHIIWGILLAGYLVMVIAACVLNFHRALPLFGITVAAIFFVVWDHLMAKYEQRIYEMLSPGRRLLNGHWFWLKWVIWSSLVLAVIFWLAFDTAKLGQQQLVSFGGLVTYIVLLFLFSKYPTRVYWRPVLWGIGLQFLLGLLILRTDPGYIAFDWLGRQVQTFLEYTDAGASFVFGEKYKDHFFAFKILPIVVFFSTVMSMLYYLGLMQWIIRKVGWIMLVTTGSSPIESVVASGNIFVGQTESPLLVRPYLPYITKSELHAIMTAGFSTIAGSVLGAYISFGVPSSHLLTASVMSAPASLAAAKLFWPETEKPKITLKNAMKMESGDSGNLLEAATQGASSSISLVANIAVNLIAFLALLSFMNSALSWFGNMFDYPQLSFELICSYIFMPFSFIMGVEWQDSFMVARLIGYKTFFNEFVAYEHLSKWIHLRKEGGPKFVNGVQQYISIRSETIATYALCGFANIGSLGIVIGGLTSMAPSRKRDIASGAVRALIAGTVACFMTACIAGILSSTPVDINCHHVLENAFTSSFPGNTTKVISCCQSLLNSTVAKGPGEVFPGGNHSLYSLKGCCTLLNPSTFNCSWIPNIF from the exons AACAAAAAGG GTGTTTGGAAAGGAGATATGACACAGTATGTGGTTTCTGTAGGAAACACAAAACCACTCTTCGGCACATCATCTGGGGCATTTTATTAGCAG GTTATCTGGTTATGGTGATTGCGGCCTGTGTGCTGAACTTTCACAGAGCCCTTCCTCTTTTTGGGATCACCGTGGCTGCCATCTTCTTTGTTGTCTGGGATCACCTGATGGCCAAATACGAACAGCGAATTTATGAGATGCTGTCTCCTGGCAGAAGGCTTCTAAACGGCCATTGGTTCTGGCTGAAGTG GGTGATCTGGAGCTCCCTGGTCCTAGCAGTTATTTTCTGGCTGGCCTTTGACACTGCCAAATTGGGTCAACAGCAGCTGGTGTCCTTTGGTGGGCTCGTAACGTACATTGTcctgttatttctattttccaaGTACCCAACCAGA GTTTACTGGAGACCTGTCTTATGGGGAATCGGGCTACAGTTTCTTCTTGGCCTCTTGATTCTAAGGACTGACCCTGGATATATAGCTTTTGATTGGTTGGGCAGGCAAGTTCAG ACTTTTCTGGAGTACACAGATGCTGGTGCTTCATTTGTGTTTGGTGAGAAATACAAAGACCACTTCTTTGCATTTAAG ATCCTGCCGATCGTGGTTTTCTTCAGCACGGTGATGTCCATGCTGTACTACCTGGGACTGATGCAGTGGATTATTAGAAAG gtTGGATGGATCATGCTAGTTACTACAGGATCATCTCCTATTGAATCTGTAGTTGCTTCTGGCAATATATTTGTTGGACAA ACGGAGTCTCCACTGCTGGTCCGACCATATTTACCCTACATCACCAAGTCTGAACTCCACGCCATCATGACCGCCGGGTTCTCTACAATTGCTGGAAGCGTCTTAGGTGCATACATTTCTTTTGGG GTTCCGTCCTCCCACTTGTTAACAGCCTCGGTTATGTCGGCACCTGCGTCATTGGCTGCTGCTAAACTCTTTTGGCCTGAAACAGAAAAACCTAAAATAACCCTCAAGAATGCCATGAAAATGGAAAGTGG CGATTCAGGGAATCTTCTAGAAGCTGCAACACAAGGagcttcctcctccatctccctggtgGCCAACATTGCTGTGAATTTGATTGCCTTCCTGGCCCTGCTGTCTTTTATGAATTCAGCCTTGTCCTGGTTTGGAAATATGTTTGACTACCCACAGCTGAGTTTTGAG CTAATCTGCTCCTACATCTTCATGCCCTTTTCCTTCATAATGGGAGTGGAATGGCAGGACAGTTTTATGGTTGCCAGACTCATAGGTTATAAGACCTTCTTCAATGAATTTGTGGCTTACGAGCACCTCTCAAAATGGATCCACTTGAGGAAAGAAGGTGGACCCAAATTTGTGAATGGTGTGCAGCAATATATATCA ATTCGTTCTGAGACAATCGCCACTTACGCTCTCTGTGGTTTTGCCAATATCGGGTCCCTAGGAATTGTGATCGGCGGACTCA CATCCATGGCCCCTTCCAGAAAGCGTGACATCGCCTCGGGAGCAGTGAGAGCTCTGATCGCGGGGACCGTGGCCTGCTTCATGACAGCCTGCATCGCAG GCATACTCTCCAGCACTCCTGTGGACATCAACTGCCATCACGTTTTAGAGAATGCCTTCACCTCCAGTTTCCCTGGAAACACAACCAAGGTGATATCTTGTTGCCAAAGTCTGTTGAACAG CACTGTTGCCAAGGGTCCTGGTGAAGTCTTCCCAGGAGGAAACCACAGCCTGTATTCTTTGAAGGGCTGCTGCACATTGTTGAATCCATCAACATTTAACTGCAGTTGGATCCCTAATATATTTTGA